Genomic segment of Citrus sinensis cultivar Valencia sweet orange chromosome 7, DVS_A1.0, whole genome shotgun sequence:
TTGGTAAGATTtaacttcttcatttttatttatttattaactactaatcactacatatatttttactcATGAAGAAATCAGATTATGAGAGAATCctaattattttccaattCCCATCTTTTGACacttatttaattcaaaccaaaaagaaaaaaagtgagtgtgttcaaaatttattggacGAACATGTTTACAATGTGGTATGTCATTTTCAGCTAACAATATCTTGAGAATTATGAGTTGAGTAATgctaaaaagagagaaagatgaaagaaaaatgaaaaattttgttctCTCTACCCAGCCCACTTTCTCTCTTCATTTCAACACATTTTCTCTCACCtttctttagtttttcttttcttgggCTATGTTGTTATCATTTTAAAAGGAAGGTATCTCATCAGataaccttttttttgtttgaatgaaTCTCATCAGATAACTTTAGTAACagagaaaaagtaaaatgataGGAAGGCCGAAGGCtgttgcaatttttttttttttttgataggaAGGCTATTGGCAATTGAAAGGCAAATCTTGTACAAAGTCGGTGATTCTGTCAGTCGCTCACTCTGGACCAATCAGATGTTTTTACATAGAAGTTTCACTTTTGCTACCATCAACTGAAACGCAACTCTTTTGTGTATGTCCTCGTTTGTATAAAATGATTCGTTTCACTCTGCTGTTAGCCTacttattaatataaaagttGAGAATTATTATCATGACACTCATTTGTGAATAAGAAGACGCTTTTTCTAGTATTTTCACCTTGCAAACAGCCAGAGAAAACGTCTGCAAAATGTCTGATTAACACAACCAAAACTCTTCACGTTCCAGTACCATCACCTCTAATATATACAacaaccatttttcttctcattcttcttctcattGCATGTTTATAAGCGTTCCAAATCGTAATTTCCATCTCATCATAATATCAATACCTTAAATACAAATCTCATGATGGACCCAAATATCAGacataaaatgcaaaattaacTACATGTATAATATACACAACCATTTAAAATCCTAATTGATTCAGATTCTTCAACCGAATAagaacagaaaaaataaatgcataaatTCATAGAGTACCAATACAGATGCAAAAAAATTGTGCTTGGCatctcaataataaaaaatcagtcAAGGATCTCCTATTTGTCCTTCAAACTTGTACAAAAACCATGCCAGCACCAGCCAACATTTGATGCTAACCTTTGCTATTCAACAACCGACTTCCTCGTCAGGATATGAAAGAAATCCAGAACTTCCAAACTTCCAACTACAGAACCAAGGTTCATGATCATATCTTTGTCGCATGCTTTATATCAAAGCCAAATAGGCTACATATTAAGAAATTGTCACAGCTGCCAACTCCCTATTCAGTCACGCAAAGACTTGTAGATATTGTTAGAATCAAATTAGTATGCTTAAGGCATTCATCACCACATATTACTAGTATAAATGCAACCACTTCCTTTTCAACAGCTTCTTCAAAACCTAAAATGACCTTGAGAAGAAACTCCAAAGAAAACAGCCATAACAAACATCATCTATCCAGAGCTGAGACCAGCAGTTGCACAGACCGAATCTGAGATATTCATAGAAATCCATCAGTTGCCCAGATTTACTCTCACCCTCGACTTATCCGTAGGTCTACGCTGATAACAACCTGGGTAATGATGTTGTGAACGGGCATCACTTCTCTCCCCATGTTCCCTTCCGTCCATCTTAGGCTCTCTTCTAACTCGCTGCTTCTTCGCTAGGCCAtcagatttgaaaattttaggttTCTCCGCATCATAAGGCAATGGCTGAATGCCCTGTAAATCAGGCTCAGGAACAAACCCAAAAGGACGTTTCgattcatccatttttctGAATGTAATTGATATCCTACAAGAAATGCAAGACGGAAGAGTAAATCAACTATAACAGTAATTAATACAAACAACCATTAATGAATATCACAAGGTCTTAACTTCTACCTCTTTGTAGGAACAGCAGGCACACAATGCTTTGCCACATCAGCTGCATTCCCATTTAAGACGAGAACAGAtctgaaagaaattaataagtcTCATGCAACAGAAAATCACAAATGcagcatataatatataattcaaaagaaaaaccaaGCACAGTCCTGCAAAAAGAAAGGGGGTTGCACATCATACTTACCCCACAGGCAAAGCAATTGGAATTGAACCAGCAAACTCACCAGCACCTACAACCTTTAAGTTTGATCCAAAAACAATATTGCACTCACTGAGAAATGAAACAGTACAAAAAGGTCGAACAAAATCGTGGTTATCTATATGAGGTGGTATGCAGTCCCCTTCTTCATAGATGTTAACTATACAGCTATCCGGCACGCATGTTGGAGGAAGTACATGCCACTTGACCAGCCTTCTGATGATCACTTTAAACAGATGAGGCAGAGGATCCACAGGTTCATTTTGAAGAATGCCCGGTGGATTACCATTTTTATCCTGacaataaaaccaaaaaaaaaatcattagctTTAAAACCATTTACTAAAGTACATTTAATGATCATAATGTTACCAGATACAATTATTATCAAAACCCCATAAGAAAGTGAGGTTTCATCTTATATTCAACCATATACAAGCAACATAGTGAAGGAAACTCACAGTTGCATAATTATAACAGCAACCAAACTGGATAGTTATGCGCCCTTTGCCCCTCATCCACTTCTTGGGTGCTGAATACGTTTTCTCTGCAAATATTCCAACAATAATATTGTCCCTCAGCATCAAAATatgtacataattaaaatatatatatggcaCATTGAATGAAAACAAACCATTTGCAAGAAAAAATGAGCAAGGAATATCTCTTCAGTTAATCCATCAAAtgataaatgatattttttattttaaaattaaaaaaaaatgttataaaatcATCTCTCTCACAAAgcatatgaataaaataaaaaatcaaatgaaaaatagcaAAGGTATTAGCTTTTATTAAAGATATTCATCATGAAAATGTGTATGACAACTCATTTTGTTGATTGAAGATCCTTTCAGTAGTATAAATCTGAAAAGTAGAAACCTAAGGTTCTTTTGTCAAAGAGATAAGTATCGCACAAGTCTCCTGGACTAGAAGACTATTTCCATGTCAAGTCAATGAAAGCTGGTAATATAGACACACTGATCTATCAATAAGTTAATCGTACTCTTGATCATCCAAGACAATAAGTAGATGTAAATAAACATAGCAAATTTAAACATGTTTACAATTATAGTAATGGGTGTTAGCTTAAGTTCTTTTATTCTGGTTAATTTGAACCATCTAGAATCATTAGTAAATGGATACTTTGTTCTCAGGCCAATCACATATTCACATGCATTCACACAAAGAATGGAGCAGTGAGCCCATAGTGATCACATATAGCTAgaaactaagaaaatattatcaaaagcATAATAGACAAAGAATAAAAGATACAGCTACAAAACCTTTGTACAAACTAATGTGgcataacataattaattgaatgaaaaCATCACTTGGCcgacatgatttatttatattagttcatattttattcaatcaatCATGATAGACATATAAGTTtgtaaaaaatagaaattgtaGAAGAGTTTGCAGCTGTAATAATACTCACGGACTAATCACCTAATCATAATATCAAAAAGAAACTAAGCACAAAAGTATGATGATACAGAAAAGCATTTAGCTAAACGAGCATATACAGAGTGCAGTAACAAGCACAACTAACCTTTCAATTCTCCCTTTTTCCCCATCTCATTAAGCGTATGAACAAAGTCAACAATCCTCTTCTGTTCAGCTGCACTAAAAATACCCTCATGCAGCTCAAGTCCCGCCAAGATATTAacaattttccctttaatCTTCTCCAAACATATGAAATCCTTCTTCCTCCTCACATGCATAAACCGCAAGTGCTCTCTCTCTTCCCTAGACAACATAGGCTTCTGAACAACCTTCGAAACACTCAACTCTTCCTTCAAAACATTAACACCATCATTCACCTGCTTGTTCACTTTACACTGCTCTTCTTCTCCCTCCTGCTCAAGCTCATCTTCCTGAGCCATGTCTGCCCAAGACATGCGTGGACTTGGGGTTTCAGCCAAGTGTGATTCAAACGCTAACCCACTACTTGCGGAAGCTTCTTGATCGGGTTCGGAACCCCCATTTGTCCCATCTTTCCAACTCCCCATTGAATTAGTTTCTGCAGCGTCTTTCCAACTCCCAAGAGAATTTGTATCACAATTATCACAGTTATCATTCATGCTCCCTGAATCGACATTGTTCTCACTAGTTGAAGCTCTATTCTTAACTACATTCGCAAATTCCCTTTCACCACCATCTAATTCTGAAATCCAATAAATAAAACGttcaaagagagaaaaaaaaaatacaattcaGAATCACTAAATCCTAAGCaggaaaaactaaaataaactAATGATAAAACGTTCAAAAAGTAATTGGATCATTAACTAATGATAAAACGGCAGAAAGTTGAGATTATAAATTACCTGGGTCGAGAGAGTGGATGCGATCGGAGAGGGTTTTGGAGCAATTGTGGCAGAGATCGCGGCAGAGGAAAGGGAGCCACGTGGTGAGAAACTCGGAGGCAATTCTGAGTTCGGAGGATTGGTACTGAATAAGGAACGGATCCTCCTTTTTGAGTCGGTTGAGATCGTTGTTATTCATGGCTGCACACCGAGCTAACTCGGTTCAGATCGCTTGAATTTAAGCAGCTGAGTAACTAACTGGCTATAACTGTTCTGTAGGTGAAGACGACGGAGCGATACAAAAATAACGAATGGTGAAAGGTTAATGAATGAATATTAGGAGAACAAGGTTTTCTCCTCTTTATTTTTAGTGCTTGTCCACAAAATTAAACAACCGCATTACCGGATACCGATgtacaaaaggaaaaagccaGGGGTACTTTTGGCAATCCACTGACAGGTCCGAATCCAATTCGGATTCTCGTCCTGCTAACTCGCAAGAAGGGGCgaatatatatgtatgaatTATGGAATAGAATCTTATCTTGATATGAGTTTTACTGagttgtttaaaattttttgttatatattttttagtagTTGTATAtgggtatgatttaatttttttttatattaacaataaatcaataaatgagTTATTTGCTCATGATATggttaaattaaaagagaatcATGATCCATAaattatacatacatatatacatacatacgtatatatatatatatatgtatgtatatatatatatatattaactctattaataattacaataaaaattgatcAGAATTCTCTTTAATAATCTTATTATGACAGAGTCCGAATATTGACCTCACTTAATACTATATGAATATTTATTGTACTCTAAATAATAGAGGCAAATAAACACTTATTAAAAAGAGAATCGCATCCCAACTATTTGAGTGCATGGGTTGCAAATGGGATACCAACCCATTAGTATTTGTATCCATTATATTAAGATACATTTTTCATTAAGTTTGCTTTGctcatataaaataattcaatcatGTTTTTGAGTAAAATTCAAGTATTTTTAACAGTATACCattgcaataaaaataacatcGTAATTCGTAGTTACTAAAAAGTGCTAGAGTTATTGTGGATGATTTCTGCGGATCTTGAATTGGGCAGTAAATGATTGGCCACAGCCTCAGACATAAAATGGATGCTCCCGCACGTGATCAAAGACACGAGCAAGGATAAAATACTCGGAGTAAGCACATCCAACCATTTGCTTGCTTGGTGTTGCCCGTAAGTCTGAAACTAGTTGAAAGCCaaagaaataacaataatgaacACTAATATCCTCCAAACGCTTGCTTCAAATGCACCACCATCATCATCCATCCGAATCCCTTTAAAACCTTCAACAACAGCCACAACAAATACTTACCGTGGGCGACCAATCAGACTCAGACCCATCAGCAGCACCAGCGGCAGTAGCAGCAACGATGCCCCACAGCCAGTTCCTCCACCTATAACACCGCCGGACACGGTGGAAATACGGTTTCGTCGAGGCTCAAGAAGGCAAAGACAGCGGAGAGAGGGCCGTGGGAGAGAAAAACAACCCTTGGAGACGCAAGCTTC
This window contains:
- the LOC102616828 gene encoding RNA demethylase ALKBH9B, translating into MNNNDLNRLKKEDPFLIQYQSSELRIASEFLTTWLPFLCRDLCHNCSKTLSDRIHSLDPELDGGEREFANVVKNRASTSENNVDSGSMNDNCDNCDTNSLGSWKDAAETNSMGSWKDGTNGGSEPDQEASASSGLAFESHLAETPSPRMSWADMAQEDELEQEGEEEQCKVNKQVNDGVNVLKEELSVSKVVQKPMLSREEREHLRFMHVRRKKDFICLEKIKGKIVNILAGLELHEGIFSAAEQKRIVDFVHTLNEMGKKGELKEKTYSAPKKWMRGKGRITIQFGCCYNYATDKNGNPPGILQNEPVDPLPHLFKVIIRRLVKWHVLPPTCVPDSCIVNIYEEGDCIPPHIDNHDFVRPFCTVSFLSECNIVFGSNLKVVGAGEFAGSIPIALPVGSVLVLNGNAADVAKHCVPAVPTKRISITFRKMDESKRPFGFVPEPDLQGIQPLPYDAEKPKIFKSDGLAKKQRVRREPKMDGREHGERSDARSQHHYPGCYQRRPTDKSRVRVNLGN
- the LOC102616056 gene encoding uncharacterized protein LOC102616056, producing MNTNILQTLASNAPPSSSIRIPLKPSTTATTNTYRGRPIRLRPISSTSGSSSNDAPQPVPPPITPPDTVEIRFRRGSRRQRQRREGRGREKQPLETQASATPKKWEDMSLSEKAMDLYMGEKGLLFWLNKFAYASIFITIGAWILFRFVGPSLNLYQLDAAPLSPSNMFKGS